In Macadamia integrifolia cultivar HAES 741 chromosome 13, SCU_Mint_v3, whole genome shotgun sequence, one DNA window encodes the following:
- the LOC122059624 gene encoding DNA replication complex GINS protein SLD5-like, protein MAHGSEEGLGFSSEDYDSLIATTDVELLKRAWRNEKASPEILQFQDSLVQRSREQIQLMEDTMEEFAKNGTDPLTVSLYQMDLDRALFLLRSYLRTRLQKIEKYFIHISKSELWNRLSEQEHKFAKKCMDYMEKHLQKSVLSHLPYGYQSILRQSISSEEDDMVPEPQLDTFVFCKSKGSVGAFQLDDSGDEIVDLVADDLYVLRYKSIKALIESGQIDLV, encoded by the exons atggcgCATGGTTCGGAAGAGGGGCTAGGATTTTCGAGCGAAGATTATGATTCGCTAATTGCGACCACTGATGTGGAGCTCTTGAAGCGGGCATGGCGGAATGAGAAAGCTTCTCCTGAAATTCTTCAGTTCCAGGATAGTTTGGTACAGAGATCTAGAGAGCAGATTCAGTTGATG gaagATACTATGGAGGAATTTGCCAAAAATGGTACGGATCCGCTCACTGTCTCTCTGTACCAGATGGATTTAGATAGGGCATTGTTCCTCTTAAGATCGTATCTTCGGACTCGCCTTCAAAAG ATTGAGAAGTACTTTATCCACATTTCAAAATCTGAATTGTGGAACCGGCTTTCTGAACAAGAGCATAAGTTTGCTAAAAA GTGCATGGATTATATGGAAAAACATCTCCAAAAATCTGTTTTGTCTCATTTACCTTATGGTTATCAGTCCATTCTGAGGCAATCTATATCTAGTGAAGAAGATGACATGG TCCCAGAGCCTCAGTTGGACACCTTTGTCTTCTGCAAAAGCAAGGGTTCTGTGGGAGCTTTCCAGCTTGATGATAG TGGGGATGAGATTGTGGACCTAGTTGCAGATGATCTATATGTACTACGTTACAAGTCAATAAAGGCACTCATAGAGAGTGGGCAAATTGACCTTGTGTAA